In Tachypleus tridentatus isolate NWPU-2018 chromosome 7, ASM421037v1, whole genome shotgun sequence, a genomic segment contains:
- the mTTF gene encoding mitochondrial transcription termination factor isoform X3 produces MSLLQQHPYLLTMNLDRIKNIMEMLIKANVTPLSIKKDLWIFLHNEEVMNSRIAYCQALDVPVKPWMLRCPENTFLNSIRRWREKKEVFGNHLDARKYLAKRLNCSTDYVNVLVGKNNQILSINPPKLKQILDFLLDSGFTPYQICQFPRVLSHSFKTIKQRVTELQAAGFQLGSLRVLCLTRKEYQRLLRKLRMCSLIKMELSVKDS; encoded by the exons ATGAGTTTATTACAACAACATCCATACCTTTTGACAATGAACCTTGACCGAATTAAGAATATAATGGAAATGTTGATTAAAGCAAATGTCACTCCATTGTCTATTAAGAAAGACTTGTGGATTTTTCTTCATAATGAAGAAGTTATGAACAGTCGAATTGCTTACTGTCAAGCTTTGGATGTACCAGTCAAACCATGGATGTTACGTTGcccagaaaatacatttttgaactCCATCAGACGttggagagaaaaaaaagaagtgtttGGTAATCATCTTGATGCCAGAAAATACTTGGCTAAAAGACTGAACTGTAGTACAGATTATGTAAATGTCTTAGTAGGGAAGAATAATCAAATACTTTCAATTAATCCACCAAAATTAAAACAG ATTTTGGACTTTCTGCTAGATAGTGGCTTTACTCCATATCAGATCTGCCAGTTTCCCAGAGTTTTAAGTCACAGTTTTAAAACCATTAAACAGCGAGTTACAGAACTACAAGCTGCTGGATTCCAACTTGGTTCCCTTCGTGTACTGTGCCTTACAAGGAAGGAATACCAGAGACTGTTAAGAAAGCTGAGAATGTGCTCATTAATCAAAATGGAGCTTAGTGTAAAGGATTCTTAA
- the mTTF gene encoding mitochondrial transcription termination factor isoform X2, translating into MFSFMKTIYSIGNKIFVRRRISGTSENIKKNKRFYIKKNETVKCLYFQYSTKLSNNATNNNIFYKNWIHRFFSISLYGRNDFKVTKLYVKYLSTNISISYSEVISYLAESLQCTYDEVKGITKNYPRILKQSSDKLLEILCLLQKVGYTKRQILDHPWLLSYSKFTLQRKLSILQEASIVDNIPLLLISEFKLRRVINQIKRVSGSTPNPTVLCLNERVEYFEQYLQATRVQVMSLLQQHPYLLTMNLDRIKNIMEMLIKANVTPLSIKKDLWIFLHNEEVMNSRIAYCQALDVPVKPWMLRCPENTFLNSIRRWREKKEVFGNHLDARKYLAKRLNCSTDYVNVLVGKNNQILSINPPKLKQLMMEYLTNKKALVYLKFWTFC; encoded by the exons ATGTTTTCTTTTATGAAGACTATTTACAgtattggaaataaaatattcgttCGAAGAAGAATATCTGGAACCAGCGAGAATATTAAGAAGAACAagagattttatataaaaaaaaatgagacCGTAAAATGTCTGTATTTTCAGTATTCAACCAAACTGAGTAATAAtgctactaataataatatattttataaaaattggaTTCATCGTTTTTTTAGCATTTCTCTCTATGGAAGAAATGATTTTAAAGTCACTAAGTTATATGTAAAGTATCTGAGTACTAATATTTCAATTAGCTATTCAGAAGTTATTTCTTACTTAGCAGAATCACTCCAGTGTACTTATGATGAAGTGAAAGGAATTACAAAGAACTACCCAAGGATACTGAAACAGTCTAGTGATAAACTTTTAGAAATTTTGTGTTTACTGCAGAAAGTAGGATATACTAAACGACAAATACTTGATCATCCATGGCTTCTCAGTTACTCAAAATTTACCTTGCAAAGAAAACTTAGCATTTTACAGGAAGCCAGTATTGTTGACAACATACCATTATTGTTAATTTCAGAATTTAAGTTAAGAAGAGTAATAAATCAGATAAAAAGAGTTTCTGGTTCTACACCTAATCCAACAGTTCTTTGTCTTAATGAGCGAGTTGAGTACTTTGAACAATATTTACAGGCCACTAGAGTCCAAGTAATGAGTTTATTACAACAACATCCATACCTTTTGACAATGAACCTTGACCGAATTAAGAATATAATGGAAATGTTGATTAAAGCAAATGTCACTCCATTGTCTATTAAGAAAGACTTGTGGATTTTTCTTCATAATGAAGAAGTTATGAACAGTCGAATTGCTTACTGTCAAGCTTTGGATGTACCAGTCAAACCATGGATGTTACGTTGcccagaaaatacatttttgaactCCATCAGACGttggagagaaaaaaaagaagtgtttGGTAATCATCTTGATGCCAGAAAATACTTGGCTAAAAGACTGAACTGTAGTACAGATTATGTAAATGTCTTAGTAGGGAAGAATAATCAAATACTTTCAATTAATCCACCAAAATTAAAACAG CTGATGATGGAATACTTGACAAACAAGAAGGCCCTTGTCTATTTGAA ATTTTGGACTTTCTGCTAG
- the mTTF gene encoding mitochondrial transcription termination factor isoform X1, whose translation MFSFMKTIYSIGNKIFVRRRISGTSENIKKNKRFYIKKNETVKCLYFQYSTKLSNNATNNNIFYKNWIHRFFSISLYGRNDFKVTKLYVKYLSTNISISYSEVISYLAESLQCTYDEVKGITKNYPRILKQSSDKLLEILCLLQKVGYTKRQILDHPWLLSYSKFTLQRKLSILQEASIVDNIPLLLISEFKLRRVINQIKRVSGSTPNPTVLCLNERVEYFEQYLQATRVQVMSLLQQHPYLLTMNLDRIKNIMEMLIKANVTPLSIKKDLWIFLHNEEVMNSRIAYCQALDVPVKPWMLRCPENTFLNSIRRWREKKEVFGNHLDARKYLAKRLNCSTDYVNVLVGKNNQILSINPPKLKQILDFLLDSGFTPYQICQFPRVLSHSFKTIKQRVTELQAAGFQLGSLRVLCLTRKEYQRLLRKLRMCSLIKMELSVKDS comes from the exons ATGTTTTCTTTTATGAAGACTATTTACAgtattggaaataaaatattcgttCGAAGAAGAATATCTGGAACCAGCGAGAATATTAAGAAGAACAagagattttatataaaaaaaaatgagacCGTAAAATGTCTGTATTTTCAGTATTCAACCAAACTGAGTAATAAtgctactaataataatatattttataaaaattggaTTCATCGTTTTTTTAGCATTTCTCTCTATGGAAGAAATGATTTTAAAGTCACTAAGTTATATGTAAAGTATCTGAGTACTAATATTTCAATTAGCTATTCAGAAGTTATTTCTTACTTAGCAGAATCACTCCAGTGTACTTATGATGAAGTGAAAGGAATTACAAAGAACTACCCAAGGATACTGAAACAGTCTAGTGATAAACTTTTAGAAATTTTGTGTTTACTGCAGAAAGTAGGATATACTAAACGACAAATACTTGATCATCCATGGCTTCTCAGTTACTCAAAATTTACCTTGCAAAGAAAACTTAGCATTTTACAGGAAGCCAGTATTGTTGACAACATACCATTATTGTTAATTTCAGAATTTAAGTTAAGAAGAGTAATAAATCAGATAAAAAGAGTTTCTGGTTCTACACCTAATCCAACAGTTCTTTGTCTTAATGAGCGAGTTGAGTACTTTGAACAATATTTACAGGCCACTAGAGTCCAAGTAATGAGTTTATTACAACAACATCCATACCTTTTGACAATGAACCTTGACCGAATTAAGAATATAATGGAAATGTTGATTAAAGCAAATGTCACTCCATTGTCTATTAAGAAAGACTTGTGGATTTTTCTTCATAATGAAGAAGTTATGAACAGTCGAATTGCTTACTGTCAAGCTTTGGATGTACCAGTCAAACCATGGATGTTACGTTGcccagaaaatacatttttgaactCCATCAGACGttggagagaaaaaaaagaagtgtttGGTAATCATCTTGATGCCAGAAAATACTTGGCTAAAAGACTGAACTGTAGTACAGATTATGTAAATGTCTTAGTAGGGAAGAATAATCAAATACTTTCAATTAATCCACCAAAATTAAAACAG ATTTTGGACTTTCTGCTAGATAGTGGCTTTACTCCATATCAGATCTGCCAGTTTCCCAGAGTTTTAAGTCACAGTTTTAAAACCATTAAACAGCGAGTTACAGAACTACAAGCTGCTGGATTCCAACTTGGTTCCCTTCGTGTACTGTGCCTTACAAGGAAGGAATACCAGAGACTGTTAAGAAAGCTGAGAATGTGCTCATTAATCAAAATGGAGCTTAGTGTAAAGGATTCTTAA